A part of Sander vitreus isolate 19-12246 chromosome 8, sanVit1, whole genome shotgun sequence genomic DNA contains:
- the zwilch gene encoding protein zwilch homolog: MGSKVISSAKEFYNILRSLQDEESNKPCIYEGDIQMLKMNGDRIPVLNMYCGNQPVFICEKAVPKINEPDDQQMSETSNCTDDDADDNALQRELGPQPLTIMKARQLLSWYTLSQNANVSGVDNNPALHPLWVRCDMSDPARTTWFGAETVCTGHKVSGVKLYSVTCKGSTVGKKSLITLDELKQEHKKRQPSSSMAIKGSARFNLFGSTVVENTLIESQSSVTVDFKWSHVESILETPPLSSTATLNIKVSSGDMRSPMYEMYRELEFLQTLADGLRTGETEWMEPLESTSAVNLTKAFLEELQGTAKTLQDQAPKTTEPTKTKTETDTPIFNSFLERGDLDFVEQLWVRMRKSVTSYQDIRDCLKMVTEALRYGDIKPWIHRDSSSSLSKLILQSYHQQIDHVSLTGVTPVHMLLEMGLDKMRKDYINYLIGEELTTLNHLCYYLSTEVDLQEQVIRLRKLHHLLEIIVTCRTFLGLPYDRLFLLTQSCLQHYKTFPYNEEHEFKLQIKPALISHFYQKEQPVVWEAEVSSGHGPREVRTSIQLSDRPLVDHVIFETDYPNETVNGDSEDPAFFSTMVCCSLVNFA; this comes from the exons ATGGGATCAAAGGTGATATCCAGTGCTAAGGAGTTTTACAACATTCTTCG GTCTCTTCAAGATGAAGAAAGCAACAAGCCATGTATATATGAG GGGGACATCcaaatgttgaaaatgaatggaGACAGAATCCCTGTGCTGAATATGTACTGTGGCAACCAGCCAGTCTTTATCTGTGAAAAAGCT GttccaaaaataaatgaacCTGATGATCAACAAATGAGTGAAACATCAAACTGCActgatgatgatgctgatgaCAATGCTCTCCAGAGAGAACTGGGACCACAGCCACTCACGATAATGAAAGCAAG gcAGTTGCTGTCTTGGTACACATTATCTCAAAATGCTAATGTGTCAGGTGTGGACAACAACCCTGCCTTACACCCTCTGTGGGTGCGATGTGACATGTCTGATCCAGCTAGAACAACCTGGTTTGGAGCTGAAACCGTCTGCACGGGCCATAAAGTGTCTGGAGTCAAATTATACTCCGTTACCTGCAAAG GCTCAACTGTGGGCAAAAAATCTCTAATTACCTTGGACGAGCTTAAACAAGAGCACAAGAAAAGGCAACCCTCATCCTCG ATGGCGATTAAAGGCAGTGCCAGGTTCAATTTGTTTGGCTCCACTGTTGTTGAAAACACCTTGATTGAGTCACAAAGTAGTGTTACGGTGGATTTTAAATGGAGCCATGTGGAGAGTATCCTCGAGACCCCACCGCTGTCCTCTACAGCAACACTG AATATCAAAGTTTCCAGCGGGGACATGAGGAGCCCAATGTATGAGATGTACAGGGAGCTAGAGTTTCTTCAG ACTCTCGCTGATGGTTTGAGAACTGGTGAGACTGAATGGATGGAGCCTTTGGAAAGCACGTCAGCTGTAAATCTGACCAAGGCCTTCCTAGAAG AGCTTCAGGGCACTGCAAAGACACTACAGGACCAGGCTCCAAAAACAACTGAG CCCACAAAGACGAAGACTGAGACGGACACTCCCATTTTCAACTCTTTCTTGGAACGAGGCGATTTGGATTTTGTGGAGCAGCTGTGGGTTCGGATGAGAAAGA GTGTAACTTCATATCAAGACATTCGAGACTGCCTGAAAATGGTCACGGAAGCTCTAAGATATGGTGACATCAAACCCTGG ATTCACAGAGACAGCAGCAGCTCACTCAGTAAGCTCATCCTGCAGTCTTACCACCAGCAGATCGATCATGTGTCTCTCACAGGTGTCACCCCTGTCCACATGCTGCTAGAGATGGGTCTGGACAAGATGAGAAAGGATTACATTAACTACCTCATTG GTGAAGAATTGACAACTCTTAACCACTTG TGTTATTACCTAAGCACAGAGGTTGATCTGCAGGAGCAAGTGATCCGACTCAGAAAACTGCACCATCTGCTGGAAATAATAGTGACCTGCAGAACTTTCCTGGGTTTGCCCTACGACCGGCTCTTCCTTCTCACACA ATCGTGTTTGCAGCACtacaaaacattcccttataATGAGGAGCATGAATTCAAactgcaaatcaaaccagcgcTGATCAGCCATTTCTACCAGAA AGAGCAGCCAGTAGTGTGGGAGGCTGAGGTGTCCAGTGGCCATGGTCCACGTGAGGTCAGGACATCCATACAGCTCAGTGACAGACCACTGGTTGATCATGTCATCTTTGAAACAG ATTACCCAAATGAAACTGTGAATGGGGACAGTGAGGATCCTGCCTTCTTCTCCACCATGGTGTGCTGTAGTCTCGTCAACTTTGCATGA